The following are from one region of the Entelurus aequoreus isolate RoL-2023_Sb linkage group LG17, RoL_Eaeq_v1.1, whole genome shotgun sequence genome:
- the LOC133632496 gene encoding zinc finger protein OZF-like, whose amino-acid sequence MIVSLKKAVEFTSEEMKECKSQMKKVEEQNKRLCKENDDVKEEILVKTERCAVCEEKTGPHVYIKVQRIGDVQQLIGHPEELPPQSSGASSTMKQETPQPPHIKKEEEEVWITQEGECLLGPQENDLTKLPLTVVSVKTEDDEEKPQLDNLLAPLSDSEAEDEVEVPLSSDTDCEGDMRIHTDNKHSECSKKKRGKECLTCSVFAKSVEKQSNLTQHMRTHTGENTFNCSVCSKNFTHNHNLTQHMRKHTGEKTFNCSVCGQSFIKKCHLTQHMRRHTGEKPFNCSVCGKCFSQKSNLTEHIRRHSKEKTFICTVCSKNFFSRSGLTQHAMTHSGQKTFSCSVCGKNFSQNRYLTQHMRTHADMSTHTGNKSFNCSVCSKRCSSRSCLTEHMMKHTGQKPFSCSVCDKTFSRKGNLMEHTRRHTKEITFNCSVCSKIFFSRSGLTRHLMKHTGQKTFSCSVCAKSFTRNSNLTHHMKRHTEEDNCRTFRLHDFGKKKPN is encoded by the exons atgattgttagcttgaagaaggcagtggagttcacatcagaggagatgaaagaatgcaaaagtcaaatgaagaaagtggaagagcaaaacaagcgcttgtgtaaagaaaatgatgatgtgaaagaagagatTTTGGTGAAGACTGAGAGATGTGCAGTgtgtgaagagaagactggaccacatgtctacatcaaggtgcagaggattggag acgtccagcagctgattggtcatccaGAAGAACTTCCCCCTCAATCTTCTGGGGCGAGCTCCACTATGAAGCAGGAGACCCCACAACCACcgcacattaaaaaggaagaggaggaagtctggatcactcaggagggagagtgtcttctaggaccgcAGGAAaatgatctcaccaagttgccactgactgttgtctctgtgaagactgaagatgatgaagagaaaccacaactaGACAACcttttagctccactatcagatagtgaagctgaagacgaggttgaagtacctttgagcagcgatacagactgtgaaggtgatatgaggattcacactgacaacaaacactctgaatgctctaaaaagaagagaggtaaagaATGTTTGACCTGCTCAGTTTTTGCTAAAAGCGTTGAAAAACAGAGCAATttaactcaacacatgagaacacacacaggagaaaatacGTTTAATTGTTCCGTTTGTAGTAAAAACTTTACTCACAACcacaatttgactcaacacatgaggaagcacacaggagaaaaaacatttaattgttcagtttgtggacaAAGCTTTATTAAAAAgtgccatttgactcaacacatgagaagacacacaggagaaaaaccattcaacTGCTCGGTATGTGGGAAATGCttttctcaaaagagcaatttgaCAGAACACATAAGAAGACactcaaaagaaaaaacatttatttgcacAGTTTGTagtaaaaactttttttccaGATCAGGTTTGACGCAACACGCAATGACACACAGTGgacaaaaaacatttagttgttcgGTTTGTGGGAAAAACTTCTCTCAAAACAGGTATTTGacgcaacacatgagaacacacgcggACATGAGCACACACACGGGAAATAAATCCTTTAATTGCTCAGTTTGTAGTAAACGCTGTTCTTCCAGGTCatgtttgactgaacacatgatgAAACACACTGGACAAAAGCCcttcagttgttcagtttgtgataAAACCTTTTCTCGCAAGGGCAATTTGATGGAGCACACAAGACGACACACAAAAGAAATAACGTTTAATTGCTCAGTTTGtagtaaaatctttttttccagATCGGGTTTGACTCGACACCTAATGAAACACACTGgacaaaaaacatttagttgttctgtttgtgctaaaagttttactcgaaacagcAATTTGACTCATCACATGAAAAGACACACAGAAGAAGACAATTGTCGAACATTTAGGCTGCacgattttggaaaaaaaaaacctaattaa
- the LOC133631891 gene encoding uncharacterized protein LOC133631891 isoform X3: MDDYCYAKMATSAKREHERESTSSKAPMKKNTKTADKDVQQLIGHPGELPSQPLRDSSTLKQETPQPPCIKKEEEELCITQEGECLLGPQEADLTKLPLTVVSVKTEDDEEKPQVDNLLTPLSDSEAEDEVEEHLSSDADCEGDMRTHTDNKHSECSTKKRGKNG; encoded by the exons atggacgactactgctatgctaagatggcgacgtccgctaaaagagaacatgaaagagaatcaactTCCAGCAAAGCACCAATGAAGAAAAATACGAAAACTGCAGATAAAG acgtccagcagctgattggtcatccaGGAGAACTTCCCTCTCAGCCGCTGAGGgacagctccactttgaagcaggagactccacaaccaccctgcattaaaaaggaagaggaggaactctgcatcactcaggagggagagtgtcttctaggaccgcaggaggctgatctcaccaagttgccactgactgttgtctctgtgaagactgaagatgatgaagagaaaccacaagtagacaacctatTAACACCActgtcagatagtgaggctgaagacgaagtTGAAGAACATTTGAGCAGCGatgcagactgtgaaggtgatatgaggactcacactgacaacaaacactctgaatgctctacaaagaagagaggtaaaaatgGTTGA